The genomic interval GCCACGGCACCCTTCTTGCCGAAGATGCCTGGGCGCTCGCGCTCCATGTCCTCGAGAACTTGTTGGGTTTCAACGTAGAGGGCGGGCACGCACAGGTTCATGAAGAGGCCGATGAAGGTGAGTagggtgatgaggagggcGATGTGGGAGGTTGTGTTGGATTCAACGAAACGGAGGCAGACGAGGGGGATggagaggacgaggaagccGGTTAGTGTTACCTTGCGGGCGCCGTAGCGGTCTGAGAGGTAGCCTTCGGGGAGGTTAGAAAGGTTCGATGGCCTCTTCGATTCTTGGGTTGGGTCTTACCGAAGTAGGGCTCGAAGAACGCGGTGATGGCTGAAGGGAGGAATGTTAGTCCTGCACCTAGCGGGCCCCAGTGGAACCGTGTTTCGACAAATACGGGGATTGTCTGTGGGACTGTGTTAGTATCTGTTGGAGGCGCTCGGATTTGAGAAAGGAACATAACGTACTGCATCGAAAGCGGAATATAAGAGCCCGTGGACTAGGAGGGCCCACGACGAGATCATGATCCGTGGCTGGCAGATGACGAGGAACAGGGCTGGTTTCCTCGACTTGGGTGACTCGGAATCCGATGGTTCTGATGTGTCGCCGAAAGTGTTATACCCCCCGGCGTGAGGGCCTGACTGGCTCGTCTCCGAGTCCTCAAGGAGCCACCGACGGGCAACCTTCTTCTCGATCACCGCGACCCGCATGAGCAAGTCTACGCCTACAATCACGAACGCCATCGCAAACACCGCCTGGTATCCCGATTTCTCGTAGAGAATTCCCCCTATCAACGGACCAAGCAGGAACCCCAGCGCAACAGAGGAGCCTAGGTAGCCGATCACCTGGCCGAGGTTGTCGAACGAAACGGAGTCTGTCAAGAGCGCGAGACCTGCGACGGTGACCATTGCCGTCGCACCGCCTTGCAGTAATCTGGCGACGATGAATAATCCCACTGTATGCGCAATTGATAGGATGACCATGGATGCGCCGAGGAGTATGAGCCCGAGCAGATAAGGGAATTGGCGGGTGGGCGTGTTGTCAACGATGTAACCGAATATGGGGCAGCAAATGCATGCGACGGCGGCTTCGCACATAAGTAATACGCTGACCCAGTACTCGCCTGTTGTAGAAGTCAACAAAGGGGTTGTGCAGGTGGGTTGAAGGAGATGCACGAACGGTCGTGGTATGGGACGCTGGCGCGATCAACCAGTGCTGTTGGCATGACGGGGACTATCTGCAGCTGCTATGAGTAGGTGCATCGCGAAGGTACGCGCGATTCGGCCAGAGCCCTCGCTCACCATGGCATATAGATAGAAGTCCTTGCGTGTCGTTAGCTATGCTCTCGGTGCAATTCAAGGGCGCAGCCACTCACCGTGAACAATGACGTCCACACTGTTGCGACAATGAACACCGTCGAGGAGCGATATCGCAAGAGCCATGGAGGGCGTTTATACCCTTCGGAGATCAGCGATGTCATCTTGTGGATGCCAAAGCTGTGCCTGGGTGGATATTCGGGAGTGACGTTGCAACGATCTCGGgggtggagaaagagaagaagttgcgtccttttttctattttcctttttgtttttctctgCTCCGCAGCGTGTCCCAACCCTCTTTTGGACCCCGACACAATAGTAGTGGAATCGCAGAACACACTCCCAATTCGTATATCCCaccgaaggaaagaaggtcCCCAGATTCATCATGGCGCAAACATTCCACTGCCCCTTTGACCGTAGGCAGGGGGATGTTGTTTCATGTTACTCCATTGCGAATACGAGGCGTGTATGAAGAACAACCCATTGCGGCGTTATCCTGTCGGCGATGCGCCTTTGATTAACGTAAATCAGACCATTCACGGCTGCATTTTCGGGATTAAGAGAACAAACGCCGATCTCCATGTCGAAGTGCAGGGAGACTCAATGGTTTTGTAGCAACAAAGCATAAAAAGATGTTATCGATAAGATGGCTAGCGATAAGATAAGGAGGGTTGCGGCCGTTGCGAACCGCGGGTTTCGGAGGTGGCCGACGATGCCCATCAGACCATTCCGTCGCTCTTATCCTCCTTCCGGGATTTAAACGGGATCCAAAGGATTTAAAAGCTGGCGACAATTGTCCTGTGACTTCCTCTTGTCTTGTTCCAAACCCTCACTGCCTCTCTCATTCCTTCCGGTGCCCCCGATCCTCAATCCAACTTGTACATACTTCTCCCAACTCTCTGCTATATCCTTCATATTCCCATACTACAAGATGTCCGCAGTAAAAGCAGCCCGCTACGGCAAGGACAATGTCCGCGTCTACAAGGTTCACAAGGACGAGAAGACCGGTGTCCAGACGGTGTACGAGATGACCGTCTGTGTGCTTCTGGAGGGTGAGATTGAGACCTCGTAAGTCACCCCCCGTCTAAACCGATCCCTTGAAAGTTTGGCTAATAACCGAGGACTGCAGTTACACCAAGGCCGACAACAGCGTCATTGTCGCAACCGACTCCATTAAGAACACCATTTACATCACCGCCAAGCAGAACCCCGTTACTCCTCCCGAGCTGTTCGGCTCCATCCTGGGCACACACTTCATTGAGAAGTACAACCACATCCATGCCGCTCACGTCAACATTGTCTGCCACCGCTGGACCCGGATGGACATTGACGGCAAGCCACACCCTCACTCCTTCATCCGCGACAGCGAGGAGAAGCGGAATGTGCAGGTGGACGTGGTCGAGGGCAAGGGCATCGATATCAAGTCGTCTCTGTCCGGCCTGACCGTGCTGAAGAGCACCAACTCGCAGTTCTGGGGCTTCCTGCGTGACGAGTACACCACACTTAAGGAGACCTGGGACCGTATCCTGAGCACCGACGTCGATGCCACTTGGCAGTGGAAGAATTTCAGTGGACTCCAGGAGGTCCGCTCGCACGTGCCTAAGTTCGATGCTACCTGGGCCACTGCTCGCGAGGTCACTCTGAAGACTTTTGCTGAAGATAACAGTGCCAGCGTGCAGGCCACTATGTACAAGATGGCAGAGCAAATCCTGGCGCGCCAGCAGCTGATCGAGACTGTCGAGTACTCGTTGCCTAACAAGCACTATTTCGAAATCGGTAGGTTTTTCTGCATTCCCGGTATCCCTTGTTTTGAAGCTGTCGCTAATGAGATAATCTTTAGACCTGAGCTGGCACAAGGGCCTCCAAAACACCGGCAAGAACGCCGAGGTCTTCGCTCCTCAGTCGGACCCCAACGGTCTGATCAAGTGTACCGTCGGCCGGTCCTCTCTGAAGTCTAAATTGTAAACCAACATGATTCTCACGTTCCGGAGTTTCCAAGGCAAACTGTATATAGTCTGGGATAGGGTATAGCATTCATTCACTTGTTTTTTACTTCCACTTCGGCTCGTATAGTACAAATGCACCGTATATGTGTAGATGCAAGTAACATTCTTCCGGGGAGCATCTTCCGGGAGCAGGAACGAAAAGCCCAAACATTATATCAGAACAGATCAAAAGAACTCCCACCCATGCGCTAGCAGATAAACAGGAAGAGACATAAAATTACAGACGAAGAAATACAATAGACCATCGGGAAATGACCCAAGGAAAAACTATGCTTGGGTCTTGGCCTCCTTAAACGCTTCCTTCACCTCCGGCAAGTTTGCAATCACCGACTGATTCCCAAGCTTGACAATGTTCTCTTCGTATGGGTGAGCCAGGCCCTCGAAAGCTATATCAAGTCCGCCGTTAGCAATCAATCTTCCAATCATTGAAGCACCCAACCACCCAATCGCCGATGCCCAAATCCCATTCGCCGTAAAGCAGTTAATCATGGAAATGAAAACATAGACATACTCTTCAGTCTAGCCAACCGCTTCTCCCGCAGCCGGTTCTTGGGCAACATGCCCTTGACAGCCCGTCGTAGGACCTCACCGCCACCCCATTTCTCGAACATCTTGTCCATCGTCATGCTCCGCAGACTACCGGGGCGAGTCGTGTGCGTGTAGTACTTCTTCTGGAAGCGCTTCTTGCCGGTGGTCTTCAGGTCGTGGCAACCAACAGCGACGACATAGTCACCGCAGTCGGTGGAAGGGTCATAGATAGGCTTGTGCTTGCCCATCAGGAAGAGGGCGATGGAGGAAGCAAGCCGGCCGAGGCTGCGCGGATCGGTGCCGACGTCGACATGGTGCCAGGCCCGAGAGTAGGCGAGACGGGTCTATATCAATTCAAGGAATTAGCATTGAGTGAGCTCCGGCCCGATGGGAGGATTCAATCCATGTGTTGTAATGTAGATATGTCATCGCAAATAGGTACGGCAGAACAGATAGACATCGATAATGGGACGTCAAAAGAGCATTGCTGGGAATTAATTACCTTTCCAACAGTCTGCGACATGGTGACAGTTCTTTCTATCAATCAAGACTAACACAAGAAGtataaaaagaaacccaattAACCCGTCCCCGCGGATATCAAATCAACAATCGCGCAAAGCAAGTCTCTATCCCGACCTCCGATGGAGACCCAAACTTCAGCCGCCCCGGCGGAGCATCACGTGACACGTGACCAGCGGCAAGCCCTAGCGGAGTCGCACTAAGCGAAGTCACCCGCACGGATTCTGAACCCCATCACCGCAGATTCGAATATCAGGAAGACGACGACAACTTCACCACACTCCCCTTCCCGACACCGATCAGGGCCATTCGATCACCATGGCTTCCGTCCCGAGTGTGCAATGCTTcggcaagaagaagacgggTAAGAATTTGTGCCTGATGGGAATTTTTTTCCCAAATTGAAAGAGGGTCTTTGCGGGAAGAAATAAAATGCTgactttttattatagctacCGCTGTCGCCCACTGCAAGGTATGCAACcaatttttctctttttgtctaTCCTGTCGCACTGTGTATGGTCGCTTGGGGAGAAATTATTGCTGGAGTGGAATCGAGgaatggagaaagaaaaagcattACATTACGATATATtcaagaggaggagaaatgTTCAAcggaaagagagaaaagaggatgGTGATTGAATGATGTTTTGAACCTGCGACATATGCGCTCTGCTATTTCGATTTTGCAAGAAACGGTtatggaaaaggaacaaaTGCTGAGAATCATTACAGCAAGGCAAGGGTCTCATCAAGGTCAACGGCCAGCCCCTCTCTCTGGTCCAGCCTGAGATCCTCCGCTTCAAGGTACGCCAAACCAAAGGAAAATGAACAACCCAACGGAACAACCCCCACCTGATACAAGAAAATCTAGGTCTACGAGCCTctcctcatcgtcggtgCCGACAAGTTCGCCGGTGTTGACATCCGTGTCCGCGTCTCCGGTGGTGGTCACACTTCCCAGGTCTACGCCATCCGTCAGGCTATCGCCAAGTCCCTCGTCGCCTACTACCAGAAGTACGTCGATGAGCACTCCAAGAACCAGCTGAAGCAGGCTCTTGTTCAGTACGACCGCACACTGCTCGTTGCCGACAACCGTCGCACGGAGCCCAAGAAGTTCGGTGGTCGCGGTGCCCGCGCCAGGTACCAGAAATCCTACCGTTAAACGGCCTTCAAATCAAAAAAAGACCCATCTTACGGACGACCGACGGGAATACAAAAAAGGACGCGGAATGGTATCTATCAGGTGTACTGGGGAGGAGATTTGGAGCGTGCTCCCAGGGCAATCGGTTATGGTTCGGATCTGGTTGTCGCTGGGGTGGAATTATTATGGTGCGATACTACTGGCTCTGTCGATGCTGGATTTAGTATAGGCCAGGTATCTCAAATATCACCCAATATTTTTTTCCTGTTAAGAGACGAGAGCCATCCGGATGTTATCCTATGTTACGtctttgggtttcttttttgtggTTGTTTTAACGGTTTCTGGACAGCTGGAATACATTTGATGTCACGTGACCAGGACGTCCGCCAGAAAATGCAAGATTACGACTTCAACTGAGATTATCAGATGTTGTCTTGGTTAGTAGGTCGTAGCAGTCGGTGGCTTAGCGCCACTGCTCGGTACTGCTAACGCGCTGGTTAAACCGGTGTAGAACAAATGCCCAGACCTCATCTGCCAGAAACGGTTAAATTAGGCAATTCAGAGAGGAATCAATCCCGGGACGTCGGAAGACACTCCGTCTTATTTATGACCAGTAGTTTCTAAACTTAAGACTAAATAGACTTGACTGCCTCCACTTCtccccaacaaccaacaacaactgCTAACATGGCCAACTAATCTCACCATTAATAACAACTATTCATTTCCCCATACGTACTTAGTATATACCGAGATCAAGCGCAAGGTTCTCAGGCTAAATGGAAGAGGACACACCATGTCTCGCGAATGCAACATCTCCGCTCTCCCCGCAGGATGACACAAACCACTCGACAGCAAAGTCACCGGCCTCGCCCTTATCGGATATATCTGGCTCGGGTTTAACGGCTACAGTACACGCCCTTATCCGCCTCATTCAATGTTCATGTTGCTCGCGGCCTCTACGTGCGCCGCTACGACTTCCGTGTGGGAACACGTTATGTCGTTCTTGCTTGCCCCCAATTCATGAGCGAACGGGAATCACATATCCGTCGAGCGACGATCGAAAAATGGGATTCACATGCCATTGGGGTACGGATAATGGTTGTGCTGGAGAACATTGCTTAGGTGACTGTGGGGCCGATGTGCTGTTGAGTAGGCTGGTGGATGTTTTTGATGCGGTGCTTTGCAATTCTAGTGCTGGCTCGGAGGCGCCTCTGGGGAACGAGTGTGGCTTTAGAGTGACATGGACAGGATTGAGAGGTGATCAGCCCGGGACAGTGGCGAAAAGTGCAGATGCTGCCGGAGGATTATTAGAGGGTATGTACGACCTAGTCAAGTGCGGTCGTTTCGACTATGATGCGTCAGATCTCAAATTTGAAATGCACGAGCCTATAGACCAGGAAAACCAGCGTTTCGAAAGACTTAAGGACGCTGTTCAGAATGAGCTGGACTGCCAGGTCTGTTATTCGCTTATACTGGATCCATTAACAACATCCTGTGGCCATACCTTCTGTCGCAGATGTGTTGCAATGGCACTGGACCACTCCGACCTATGCCCTGCCTGTCGCCGTAAACTGAACATGGCGTCGACGGTGAAGTCTGAGCCTACTAACAAGAGAATCTCAGATATCATAGAGACCTTGTACCCTGAACAGGTCGCTTTACGGAGAGATACAAGTGCCCAGGAAGTGACTGCACTCGATGACGAAGCAATACTTCCTTTGTTTGTCAGCTCACTTTCTCTCCCAACAATGCCAACTTTTCTGCATGTATTCGAGGCGCGTTATCGGCTTATGATGCAAAGAGTCATGCAAAGCAGGGGGCGCAGATTCGGCATGGTCATGTTTAACCGTGCCGGTCGTTTCCAGCAAGGACTTGGAAGGTCGCAATTCATGCAGTATGGTACAGCCTTGGTCGTCGATCGTTATGAGCTGCTCCCCGACGGGAGAAGCCTAGTGGTTGCTACCGGGCTGTACCGTTTCAAGGTGCTCAGTTCATATATGCTGGACATGTACTATGTCGGCAAGATACAGCGCGTGGATGATATTTCGGTAATAGAGGAGGAGAATCGGGAGGCTTTGGAGACATCAGTCGCGGATGCTTCGGGTGAGCAGCCACTAGAGTCCATGTCAACACAACAGCTGTTTCAGTTGGGCTTGGACTTTGTAAGGAAGCAACACAGGCAAGCCGCTCCTTGGCTCCATCCTCGTGTGCTTTTAGCGTACGGTGATATTCCAACGGAACCTTCACATTTTCCCTGGTGGTTTGCCAGCGTATTACCTgtctgggaagaagaaaagtataCGCTTTTATCGACGACCAGTGTCAGAGAAAGATTGAAGATCACTGCACGTTGGGTCAGAAAGCTGGAGTCTCGTGAATGGTATGTACCACTGATCACTCAACTCGGAAAACCTTCGGTAATGATGTGTCACTCACCATGCACTATTTGACCAGGACGGCTCGATCCCGGCCCTCCATTACGTCTGCCTTATGACTAGCCGTCCCTCTCCTCGTCTTTGCTCTAATCCCGGTCATAATGGGACCGGTCGCATCATTCATACCATTCTCGTCTCCAAGGGTTTCGACATACTTTGCCCCGTTTTCCATGTCGTTCTCTGTTACCTTCGGCTCTGCCGACTTGTCAATCGATAATTCGCGACAGCTGGCAGAAAATCAGGATTCCGAGACTTATATTCCGCAGACCCTTGTAATAGGCATTTTTCTTGCTATGTTCGTAGCACAGGTTGCTGCCAATGGAGTCCAAATCTTGCGGTCGAGGCGACAAGGAATAATAGAAGACCGACGGAATACTCAAACTGAGCAAGAACCCCCAAGAATACCACCGGAGCCACAGggcgaggacgaggacgagggaCGAACTCCAGAACCTACCAGAGATGCTGAGTGACACTCTAAAGCATTT from Aspergillus flavus chromosome 7, complete sequence carries:
- a CDS encoding MFS transporter codes for the protein MTSLISEGYKRPPWLLRYRSSTVFIVATVWTSLFTDFYLYAMIVPVMPTALVDRASVPYHDREYWVSVLLMCEAAVACICCPIFGYIVDNTPTRQFPYLLGLILLGASMVILSIAHTVGLFIVARLLQGGATAMVTVAGLALLTDSVSFDNLGQVIGYLGSSVALGFLLGPLIGGILYEKSGYQAVFAMAFVIVGVDLLMRVAVIEKKVARRWLLEDSETSQSGPHAGGYNTFGDTSEPSDSESPKSRKPALFLVICQPRIMISSWALLVHGLLYSAFDATIPVFVETRFHWGPLGAGLTFLPSAITAFFEPYFGYLSDRYGARKVTLTGFLVLSIPLVCLRFVESNTTSHIALLITLLTFIGLFMNLCVPALYVETQQVLEDMERERPGIFGKKGAVAQAFGVQTMAQFLGLFVGPLWGGFIEYRFGWKNMSWTLALLAGLTAVPMLWLSNGGDKVRGEEEERERERERLLDGDGA
- a CDS encoding urate oxidase UaZ (Uricase) gives rise to the protein MSAVKAARYGKDNVRVYKVHKDEKTGVQTVYEMTVCVLLEGEIETSYTKADNSVIVATDSIKNTIYITAKQNPVTPPELFGSILGTHFIEKYNHIHAAHVNIVCHRWTRMDIDGKPHPHSFIRDSEEKRNVQVDVVEGKGIDIKSSLSGLTVLKSTNSQFWGFLRDEYTTLKETWDRILSTDVDATWQWKNFSGLQEVRSHVPKFDATWATAREVTLKTFAEDNSASVQATMYKMAEQILARQQLIETVEYSLPNKHYFEIDLSWHKGLQNTGKNAEVFAPQSDPNGLIKCTVGRSSLKSKL
- a CDS encoding mitochondrial 54S ribosomal protein uL13m (50S ribosomal protein L13); its protein translation is MSQTVGKTRLAYSRAWHHVDVGTDPRSLGRLASSIALFLMGKHKPIYDPSTDCGDYVVAVGCHDLKTTGKKRFQKKYYTHTTRPGSLRSMTMDKMFEKWGGGEVLRRAVKGMLPKNRLREKRLARLKTFEGLAHPYEENIVKLGNQSVIANLPEVKEAFKEAKTQA
- a CDS encoding 40S ribosomal protein uS9, translated to MASVPSVQCFGKKKTATAVAHCKQGKGLIKVNGQPLSLVQPEILRFKVYEPLLIVGADKFAGVDIRVRVSGGGHTSQVYAIRQAIAKSLVAYYQKYVDEHSKNQLKQALVQYDRTLLVADNRRTEPKKFGGRGARARYQKSYR
- a CDS encoding putative ATP-dependent protease; the encoded protein is MEEDTPCLANATSPLSPQDDTNHSTAKSPASPLSDISGSGLTATVHALIRLIQCSCCSRPLRAPLRLPCGNTLCRSCLPPIHERTGITYPSSDDRKMGFTCHWGTDNGCAGEHCLGDCGADVLLSRLVDVFDAVLCNSSAGSEAPLGNECGFRVTWTGLRGDQPGTVAKSADAAGGLLEGMYDLVKCGRFDYDASDLKFEMHEPIDQENQRFERLKDAVQNELDCQVCYSLILDPLTTSCGHTFCRRCVAMALDHSDLCPACRRKLNMASTVKSEPTNKRISDIIETLYPEQVALRRDTSAQEVTALDDEAILPLFVSSLSLPTMPTFLHVFEARYRLMMQRVMQSRGRRFGMVMFNRAGRFQQGLGRSQFMQYGTALVVDRYELLPDGRSLVVATGLYRFKVLSSYMLDMYYVGKIQRVDDISVIEEENREALETSVADASGEQPLESMSTQQLFQLGLDFVRKQHRQAAPWLHPRVLLAYGDIPTEPSHFPWWFASVLPVWEEEKYTLLSTTSVRERLKITARWVRKLESREWTARSRPSITSAL